Below is a genomic region from Ancylomarina subtilis.
ACTTGTCTGCCAGGCCATGACCTTTGCTCTGGCTGCTGATACCCTTTTATCTGAGATGAAAGTTGACAGCCACTTGCCTTTGGGTTTTAACGTATCCGAAAACGCCTATGATTTTAAAAAGGCCAATCTGCTTATTAAGGACGAGCACGCCATCTCATTTGATGGTCTTGTAAAGGTCTTAAAAGATTATTCTATAGAGACCGACCTAAGCTACTCGAGCGGGGAATTGGATATTGAAAAAATTCTGGCTCTTATACCTAAAGCCTATTCGGAGCCGCTAAAAGATGTCAGCGCTAAAGGCTTTGCCAAAGTTTCAGGATCGGTAAAAGGGCTTCTGTCTGACACAAGCATGCCCCTGGTAAAGGCCAATATTGAATACGCTAAGGGCGAAGTCAAATATACGGGCTATCCTAAAGTGAAAGACATTGAATTATCCATGTCGACTCTGGTGGATATGAATAAGAACCAGGCTTCGACACTTACAATCAATAGCAGTTCTGCCCAAATAGCGCAGAGCACTGTTTCTGTAAAAGGAGAAATTTCGGACATTTTGGAAAGTCCGGTCTACAACATCCATTCCAATGGGAATTTTAACCTAGTCGATTTTAAACCCTTTATACCCAAAGATCAAAACATCAGTATTAAGGGATCGCTTAAGGGGAATGTGCATACCCGATTCACTCAGTCTGATTTGGATAAGGAGGCCTATCACCGCATCTATTTAAGTGGCGATTTTGAGACTCAGAACTTTTATGCCATCTATGAGGACAGTATAAAGGTGGATTTACCTTCGGCAAAACTGAAGCTTGATTTACCCAGCCAGAGCAGAGCAGACAAAAACCTTAAGTTTGCAAACATCAAAATGGATGCACCCAAGCTGAATATCGAGATGTCACCAAGCATGCATGCTGTGAGTGAAAATCTTGAGCTTTCTGCCGACATCAACCAACTGGCAAAAGAGCTTTCTGCACCCCTGTCGGCATGTCGTTTTAAATTTGGCAGCCTTTATGCTGTGGCCGACACCTTATCCCTTAAAGCCAATCATGCAGAGGGACAATTTGCCTATACTCCTGAACTTGAAGCCAAACAAGAGATTGCGCTTATCCATTCTAACATGACTAGTCAGGAATTGGTTATCGCCAGCAAAGACGCCACTCTTTTTGATGCTAAAGAGCTATCTGCCAAAACAAATCTGAAGTACGACGACTCACAAAATAATGTCATCCTGAAATGGCAACCCGAAGTGGCCGTGCGTTTTTCGGATGCCAATTATGACTTGGGTGAACAGTTGAAGGGGCAAATTCCTAATATAGCCTTCACCCTTGATCCCGACACCATGGCCATTGAGAAAGCGAATTTAATTTTAGGTGATTCGGACTTTAGCCTTAGCGGTAAACTGACCGATATATCAAACTACTTAAAGAAACAGGCATTGCTTAAGGGCGAGTTTAATTTGGTTTCTAAAAAGACCGATGTCTATGAGCTAATGGACATTTTTAACGGCATGGGCAGTCAGGATTCAACACTTGTGAGCAATGAAGCTGTTACATCCGAAGATGATCCCTTTATGGTTCCTAAGGGTGTCGAAATCAGGCTAAACACGAGCATCGATCAGACTCTCGTTAATGATAATATCATCGAAAATATTAAAGGAGGCCTAACTGTTAAGGATGGTACCCTTATTCTGGACCAAATGGGTTTTACCAGCAAGGCTGCCAATATGCAGTTAACGGCCATGTACCGTTCCGACAGGAAGAACCACCTCTTTTCGGGCATCGACTTTCACCTTTTGGATATTGATGTGGCTGAATTGATTGATTTGATTCCTTCGGTTGACACCATCATCCCTATGCTAAAGTCGTTCAAAGGAAAGGGCGAATTTCATTTGGCCGGAGAGACCTATCTTAAGAGCGACTATTCGCTTAAACAATCGACCATTCGTGGTGCGGCGGCATTCCAGGGACAGGAACTCACCCTTATGGATACCGAAACATTCGACATGATTGCCAGTAAACTGATGTTTAAGAAGAAAACAGAAAATGTGATAGACAGCTTAAGTGTTGAGATGACACTCTTTAAGGATGAAATTGATTTATACCCTTTCCTTATTGTGATGGACAATTATAAAGCCGTTATTGCCGGACGTCATAATATGGATAATCGCTTCAACTATCACATCTCGGTAACCGATACGCCATTACCGGTTAGATTGGGATTGAATGTGAGTGGTACCATGGAAGACTTGAAATACAAACTAGTGCCTTGTCAGTACAAACATCTTTACGATCCCAAAAAACAAGGCAAACTTGAGGCCCAAACTTTACGTTTGAAAAAGATGATTTCGGAATCGCTTAAGGAGAATGTTAAGGCGATTGAATAGCCTTATCGTTTATTGGAACGTGTTGGTGACAACATACAATGAAATCTGAATAAAAAAGTTTGTAGCTCTACGAAGAGCTACAAACTTTTTTTTTTATCCCCTTTAATAGATCCACTCCGGTATTTTAATCTTAGCTTTTAGCTTCGAATTAACAGAAAAGCTAGAAAGACCGTCTTCAAATTTAAGAATGAAACAGAACATGCTATTGAAATTGGGATGACATTGGAACACACAACATCCATTTTCTTACTGATTTACAAGGACTCATCTCATGATAGATATATTAAATTCAATTGTTTCTTTTTACAAGCTATGTATTTACAACAAAAAAACCACCTCCGAAATGGAGGTGGTTTTACCTTAGTCTATCTGATAAACAACAAGTCTGATTGATAACTATTGTTAATGATGAGCCACATTAAAAGATCGTTTAACAACCTGCTCGTTCCCTGCCTTATCCCTTAAAGTAAGAAATAAGTCATAATCTCCAACAATAGCATTCTGATCCACTTTAATATAAAAATCGAAAAGCCTTCGTTTTCTATAGTTTAGTTTTCTTCACCCTCCAGGAATTTCACAGACCACAAATCTTTTTTTTGATCTTCGGGTGCTAACTCTATTGATTTTGCAGCCTGAATTTTTGCCTCCTCTATTTGTCCTGATTTATTCAGTATGTAAGCATAGGCATCAATATTTTCAAAATTGGCATTCAATTCTACAGAACGTTTTGCCATTTTCACCACTTTGCTTACTAATTCTTTATCGATATCTTCTTTTGCCGCAGAAATAATCTGTACATACATAAACAAATGTTCGGAGTTATCAAAGTCATGTTTGATTCCATAATTAGCCATCGCCTCGTAAAACTTTTTCTGATCAGGGTCTCTTTGAAGCATACTCATATCGATATATGCAAAAATCTTAGATCCTACTTCCTGATCCAGCGCAATCAATTCTTTCTTTTTGGCTGCAAAAGCTTCTTTATCACCTTTAGGAACCGATTGTTTCAAATCAGACAGCATTATTTGCTCCATAAACTCATCAATTTGCAATTGATTGGCAACCTCATAAAACCTTGTTTTATTCTTCAAAACAAATAAATAGATTGGATCCGATGTAGAAGTCACAACTTTTGTAATTAATTCAGCATCTTTGGCATTAATTAACGCCTCTGATTTCTTACTTGAGAAATAGATTCTAACAGCTTCTTTTACATCTATTCCTGAATTAGCAGAAGTCATGATGAAATTTTGTAAAAATGCGACGTCTCTCTCTCCCTTTTCGAAGCGCTTGTTTAGTGCAGCCCAGTTATTTTTAGAATCTAAAGCTAACTTAGCTGTTGCGATAAGAGATTCTGCATCTGCCCCTACCATTTGCTGCAGAATATTTCCATCTGCATCTAACCAAAGTAATGTTGGAAATGCTTTTATTTGATATGTTTCCTTTAAGGGCTTTCCTGCTTCCGACTCCATATCCATTTTGACATTGACAAAATTCTTATTAAAAAAAGCTCCTATTTTGTCTTGTGTGAAGACATTTTTTGCCAGATACTTACAAGGGCCACACCAGGTTGTGTAACAATCCATGAATACGATTTTATTTTCTTTTTTTGC
It encodes:
- a CDS encoding thioredoxin family protein, with amino-acid sequence MKKIILSLVALFVFASAFSQGIEFEHGTFSEALAKAKKENKIVFMDCYTTWCGPCKYLAKNVFTQDKIGAFFNKNFVNVKMDMESEAGKPLKETYQIKAFPTLLWLDADGNILQQMVGADAESLIATAKLALDSKNNWAALNKRFEKGERDVAFLQNFIMTSANSGIDVKEAVRIYFSSKKSEALINAKDAELITKVVTSTSDPIYLFVLKNKTRFYEVANQLQIDEFMEQIMLSDLKQSVPKGDKEAFAAKKKELIALDQEVGSKIFAYIDMSMLQRDPDQKKFYEAMANYGIKHDFDNSEHLFMYVQIISAAKEDIDKELVSKVVKMAKRSVELNANFENIDAYAYILNKSGQIEEAKIQAAKSIELAPEDQKKDLWSVKFLEGEEN
- a CDS encoding AsmA-like C-terminal region-containing protein; its protein translation is MRILKKVGIALLALVFVLIIAASIGMWYLFTPEKLSPIVNKQAKDYLACHTMIEKVEPTFFSSYPFFGLEITNLCLTENDAPKSDTLLYTAKCFASVNVMAYLWDGNIKLDPFLLEDAVVNFKIDAHGQSNFDILKSGSDASEANTEASSLGDMDISHVELKNFNATYRDETTFRKADIQKIDAKLGFKYNKEKQALDLDMQLNRLLFQTADSMALYLDARDCNLKIKSKAKDKNLFNSDVKLVCQAMTFALAADTLLSEMKVDSHLPLGFNVSENAYDFKKANLLIKDEHAISFDGLVKVLKDYSIETDLSYSSGELDIEKILALIPKAYSEPLKDVSAKGFAKVSGSVKGLLSDTSMPLVKANIEYAKGEVKYTGYPKVKDIELSMSTLVDMNKNQASTLTINSSSAQIAQSTVSVKGEISDILESPVYNIHSNGNFNLVDFKPFIPKDQNISIKGSLKGNVHTRFTQSDLDKEAYHRIYLSGDFETQNFYAIYEDSIKVDLPSAKLKLDLPSQSRADKNLKFANIKMDAPKLNIEMSPSMHAVSENLELSADINQLAKELSAPLSACRFKFGSLYAVADTLSLKANHAEGQFAYTPELEAKQEIALIHSNMTSQELVIASKDATLFDAKELSAKTNLKYDDSQNNVILKWQPEVAVRFSDANYDLGEQLKGQIPNIAFTLDPDTMAIEKANLILGDSDFSLSGKLTDISNYLKKQALLKGEFNLVSKKTDVYELMDIFNGMGSQDSTLVSNEAVTSEDDPFMVPKGVEIRLNTSIDQTLVNDNIIENIKGGLTVKDGTLILDQMGFTSKAANMQLTAMYRSDRKNHLFSGIDFHLLDIDVAELIDLIPSVDTIIPMLKSFKGKGEFHLAGETYLKSDYSLKQSTIRGAAAFQGQELTLMDTETFDMIASKLMFKKKTENVIDSLSVEMTLFKDEIDLYPFLIVMDNYKAVIAGRHNMDNRFNYHISVTDTPLPVRLGLNVSGTMEDLKYKLVPCQYKHLYDPKKQGKLEAQTLRLKKMISESLKENVKAIE